The genome window AATTAACGGCTTTAATGTGAAATATATTTGGCATGATTTTAATCAATTACTAGATTTCGATTTGGTTTTTATTCCAGGAGGATTTTCCTATGGGGATTATTTAAGAGTTGGGGCATTGGCAAGGTTTTCCCCTGTAATGAGCTCTGTAGAAAAGTATATATTGAATAAAAGAGGATTAGTATTAGGTGTTTGTAATGGCTTTCAGATACTTACAGAAGCTGGTGTATTACCCGGAGTATTAACTGTTAACACCTCTCATAGGTTCATATGTAAAGATGTTGAAGTTGAGATCATAAATTTTGATACACCTTTTATTAATAATGTTCAAAAAAAGATTTTAACTTTACCTATAGCTCACAAGGAAGGTCGTTATATAGTAATTGATAACAAGCTTGATCCTACAAATATTGTATTAAAGTACAAAGAGAATCCCAATGGATCATTTGACGATGTAGCAGGCATAGTAAATGAAGGATACAATGTGTTTGGTTTAATGCCTCACCCGGAAAGGGCTTGTCATAGTGTATTAGGTAGCGAGGACGGCAATTACATTTTTCAATCTATCAGGAGGTATTTGACTGGTGCAGAATCAATTAACAATTAAAGAGATAGCATTGGAGTTGGGTCTTTCAAGTGATGAATTTTATCTTATTGAAGAAAAGTTGGGGAGATTACCCAATGAATTTGAAACGTACCTTTTTTCTGCGCAATGGTCTGAACATTGTGGCTACAAGCATTCTAAACATTATCTAAAAAAGATTAATGAATCTTTTGAAAGTGAAAATGCAGGCTACGTTCAAATTGGGGGGAAAGCTATCGTTTTCAAGGTTGAAAGTCACAATCATCCTTCTGCTGTTGAACCTTATCAAGGAGCAGCTACTGGTATTGGTGGAATAGTTAGAGATATATTAGCTATGGGGGCAAGGCCCATAGCACTTTTAGATTCGTTGAAATTTGGTGATATTTCCGATCCAAAGGTGAAAAATATTTTTGAAGGTGTTGTTTCTGGTATAAGTGATTACGGCAATTCCATTGGAGTCCCTACGGTTGGTGGAGAAACTTCATTCAATGAAATATATTCAACAAATCCTTTGGTAAATGTAATGTGCGTCGGTATTGCTAACAAAAATCATTTAGCATCTTCCCATGCTGATGGTCCTGACAAACTTCTTGTATATATAGGATCTAAAACCGGACGTGATGGAATCCATGGTGCCTCTTTTGCATCAAAAAAATTAAGCGGAAAAGATGACAGGCCTTCTGTCCAAGTTGGTGATCCTTTTACCGAAAAGAATCTAATCGAAGCCACACTTGAGATATTGCAAATAAAAGGAGTAAGGGCTTGTCAAGATATGGGAGCTGCCGGTATTCTTAGCTCTACTTCTGAAATGGCTTATAAAGGTGGAGTCGGTTGTGAACTTTATTTAGATAATATACCAAAAAGGCAAGAAGATATAGAACCCTGGGAAATTATGCTTTCTGAGTCTCAAGAGAGGATGCTTTTTTTGGTTAATCCTGGGGCAGAAAAAAAAGTAGAAGCGATATGTAATAAATACTTGATAGATTTTGCAATTATAGGAAAAACAGTTTCTACCCCTCATTACGTTGTTAAAGAAAATAGTGAAGGGAGGATTCTTGCTGATCTTCCAATAGAGGTCTTAGTTAATGCCCCTGAATATTATAGGAACAACACCATTCCTTCTACTTATATATTGAACAAAGCGAAAAAATATCCAAACACAAAGATAAAGGATATAGATAAAATATTAAAAATATTGTTATCTAACCACAATATATCCAGTAAAAAATGGGTATATCAACAGTACGATTATAAAGTTGGAACCAATACAATATTGATACCCGAACAAGCCGATAGTGCAGTACTATGGTTAAAAAACACTCAAAAGGCTATAGCTGTTACGATTGATAGCAACGAACTTTACACATATTTAGATCCATTTGAGGGTACAAAGAACGTTGTATACGAAGCTGCGAGAAATCTAATTTCTGTGGGTGCAAAGCCTTTAGCTATAACAGATAATCTAAATTTTGGGGATCCTGATGATCCTGAAGTATCCTGGCAATTTGAAAAAAGTATAGAAGGTTTGATTGAAGCCTCAAAAGAACTTTTTATTCCAGTGGTTAGCGGAAACGTTAGTTTTTACAATTCTTATCATGAAACATCAATTTTTCCTACGCCTGTGATTGGTATGATTGGAGAAATTAAAGATATTAAAAAATTAGTTAACTTAAAATTTAAGGATTATGGTGACTTGGTGTATTTAATTGGTAAAACAGATATCAATGTTGATAAGATTGGTGGAAGTCTTTATTTAAAGGTTCTTGAAGGTTTTGTGGGTGGAGAGATCGACTTTGTAAATTCAATGTATGAAAGGTACTTGCAGAACTTTATATTAGATCTAATAGAAAAAGGTATTTTAAAAAGTGTGCACGATGTTTCAAAAGGTGGGTTACTTGTAGCTTTAACGGTGTCATGTATATTGAGTAATCGTGGTTTTAAAGGTATTTTAGATACTACCATAGAGGAACTTTTTGGAGAGAATCAGTGTAGGTTTATTGTGTCTGTTAGTAGTAGGGATTCTTATACTTTTGAGTCTATGGCAAAATCATCCAATATCAACGTTAAAAAATTGGGAGAAATAAAATCCAGTGATGAGGGTGTGGATATCGGTATTGCATCTTTTGATTTAAAAGAGTTGAGAAGTATATATTTTAATAGTATTTCAAAAAGTGTGGAGGAATAATAGAATGTTGATGGAGAATTGTGGTTTGTTCGCTGCATATTCAAAGGCTGAAAAATACAACATAAGCGGGAGAATTATTGAAGGTCTTTTGGCGCTTCAACATAGGGGTCAAGAATCAGCCGGCATCTCTGTATCAGATGGTACTAAAATTACAACTTACAAGGGTAAAGGAGTCGTT of Petrotoga sibirica DSM 13575 contains these proteins:
- the purQ gene encoding phosphoribosylformylglycinamidine synthase subunit PurQ, coding for MKNGNLLTAGIIVFPGSNCDRDAYFALTINGFNVKYIWHDFNQLLDFDLVFIPGGFSYGDYLRVGALARFSPVMSSVEKYILNKRGLVLGVCNGFQILTEAGVLPGVLTVNTSHRFICKDVEVEIINFDTPFINNVQKKILTLPIAHKEGRYIVIDNKLDPTNIVLKYKENPNGSFDDVAGIVNEGYNVFGLMPHPERACHSVLGSEDGNYIFQSIRRYLTGAESINN
- the purL gene encoding phosphoribosylformylglycinamidine synthase subunit PurL translates to MQNQLTIKEIALELGLSSDEFYLIEEKLGRLPNEFETYLFSAQWSEHCGYKHSKHYLKKINESFESENAGYVQIGGKAIVFKVESHNHPSAVEPYQGAATGIGGIVRDILAMGARPIALLDSLKFGDISDPKVKNIFEGVVSGISDYGNSIGVPTVGGETSFNEIYSTNPLVNVMCVGIANKNHLASSHADGPDKLLVYIGSKTGRDGIHGASFASKKLSGKDDRPSVQVGDPFTEKNLIEATLEILQIKGVRACQDMGAAGILSSTSEMAYKGGVGCELYLDNIPKRQEDIEPWEIMLSESQERMLFLVNPGAEKKVEAICNKYLIDFAIIGKTVSTPHYVVKENSEGRILADLPIEVLVNAPEYYRNNTIPSTYILNKAKKYPNTKIKDIDKILKILLSNHNISSKKWVYQQYDYKVGTNTILIPEQADSAVLWLKNTQKAIAVTIDSNELYTYLDPFEGTKNVVYEAARNLISVGAKPLAITDNLNFGDPDDPEVSWQFEKSIEGLIEASKELFIPVVSGNVSFYNSYHETSIFPTPVIGMIGEIKDIKKLVNLKFKDYGDLVYLIGKTDINVDKIGGSLYLKVLEGFVGGEIDFVNSMYERYLQNFILDLIEKGILKSVHDVSKGGLLVALTVSCILSNRGFKGILDTTIEELFGENQCRFIVSVSSRDSYTFESMAKSSNINVKKLGEIKSSDEGVDIGIASFDLKELRSIYFNSISKSVEE